The genomic window ACAGGCTTCATTCTTAGGCCTTATAAAGTAGTTCTTCTGTAGTTCCGAACTCACATCATCACACACCCATCCTGTAGACAAGACTTTGCCTTCTCTacaatacaaacaaaaatcccagaaTTGAGTTTCATTGACTCTAATTGACCTGATTTGGGTCATTTGCCCATCCTTAAACCAATTACTGTGGtcacaggaggaaggaaaggtgaAATGCATTTGATTTACTTTGTAAAGGTCATATTCTCAACTCTTGGATCCAGGAATAGATTCATCTTCACTGAAATCACAGACAGTGGGAGAGCGGTGAATCAATAAAAAAGCTAGGGTACTATTAACATAAGAAGTAGGTACAGATAACAAGTGGCAAAATTCACAACTTCTACATCTATCTATAAATAACAGTTGATAGAATAAAGGCAAGGACcaaaactgccttttaaaaaacattcaaaagaCTACCGGGGCGGAGAGATTAATTGGTTCTCTTGAACCAATTCAGGAAAGAATTAAGACCAATAGGCAGAAGACATAAGGATACAGATTTAATTCAGTAGATGTAAAGAACTTTCTAACAATTAGAGATATCCAGTAATTGAACAGGTGGCATCATGAAGTAATGAGTTTCCCATAGTTGGAAGCCTTCAAACAGAAGGAGAGTGACCATCTGTCAGGAATGTTATAGAAGGGATCCCTACACTGGGTAGGAGGTTGTTCTAAACTACCTCTTAGATTCCTTGCAACTAAGATTCTAAACAATTAAGAACAGCATGAATAAAATATCCAAACTCATTCAAGAactaaattatttaacaaaaggTAACAGAACTTTCAGTTATGAGGGAGAGTTGACCAGACTTTGCGTGCCAGCTATccaattttacaaagaaaacagaaagatcttttaaaatgattattttaaaattacaacattaaaattaattttacaaggAAACACACCacccaaaaaacatttttttaattccccttCCAGATTTGATCTATATGTTCACATAATTTCACTTCTATCAGACTTAACTCTGTCAGCTGAACAAAGCTAAGTTCTGGATTACTCTTTACCTTCCCAGCTCCTGAGATACTAGGTCTGTGGTTAGTGGGCCAAAGGATATGGATATTTTTATGGTTAAGAATATGTACTGCCAAAACATGCAGTAAGTGAGTTTAACTATTACCCTAAGGCATTGTCCATGTTAGGTTTTATTCAACACGTGAAAAATTGCTAATATATATTAAGTGGTACTTTGTAATtgtttgcatttccatttttttctctactaGTGAGTTTGAATAgccttcttgactttttttttttttttttaatgaaaacatagctcctaatttacattcctactctAAGGGGAAAACTCAGCAGTACATGTGGATGCAAAGAAGTCACACCAGAGAAAGGGAATTAAACAATCTTAAAGTAACCAGATTAGGCCCAAGATGGAGTCACTCACACTAAAGCCCACATCAGCAAACCAAAACTTAACTAAGGAATGCTCAGCTCTCCCAAAAAAGAAAGGCCTAGGTCAACTGATCAGTGCTTGCCTGCCCAGCACAAGTTACCAAACCGGGACCTAAGACTTCCCTTTGCCCCATAAAAGGGAATAACCCTGCATTAACTAATCAGCAAATACCCAGAATAACTTTCTTGTTCCTGCTCCCTTTGGTCTATAAAATCCCCTTGAACTGTACAACTCTTTGGAGCTCCTTCCTATCTGCTAGACTGGATGCTTCCTGATTCAGGAATGACCAAATAAAGCCaagaagatctttaaaatttattcagttgaattttgttttttaacaagagagaacagaaattaATTCCAAGAAGAAGGACgcatttttccttctcccaaTCAGAATGGACTCTCTGGGAAGGATAGAGAACATTGAGAAAGCATTGTTTCAGCATGTTTCTGACataacttccttaaaaaaaaaacaggaaagaaagagagtgttctccaaaaagtttcttttcctttaaattcacaTACCATCCAGAAACCATAGTTTTTCCTGGGATTTTGATTAAGATTCCAAACATCTCAAAACTATTCCCCATACTGAAGTTCTgctaaacaggaaagaaatagattttttaaataatatgggaggcaaaaataaaagctcaggaagaatataacaaaacatcttaatatgtcaaaaaaataaactgaaaaatgaaatttggtGTAGTCTCTATAAATAATTGCATTTCTAATATTATACTACTAAATGAGTACAGATCACtctgatttgttcatttttctctctggaaagatGTACACATAAGAGtggaagaacattaaaaataagatctCAAAGGTGTGGAAGTGAGAGATTCAAAGTCCTTGTTCCCACAGCAACTGCACAAGACACATCCGTACTGCACAGACCACTCCTTAGAAATGAATCTGTTTCTTGCCACTTACTCATTCTTGGGAGAACACAAGGTAAACACACTAATAAAATCACAACTAAACTACATAGAATTTGAGACCAACATGTTAGAGTTGCCTAGGCAATAACAATCTTATATTTCCCATGGGAAACTGGCAGTAATAGCTTTATGTGTATATTAATCATATTATGCAACAGAGTGAAAATAGCCCTCCCCTCCCATGTGATGTGCTTGAAAGTGTGTTATCTGTGATGTAACCTGTCCAATGTGCtactattggattttttttaagaggtgaTTCTCTAAATCCTCAGAAAAGATCAAAGTCTCTATGAACATATGAATAACAGTTTAAAGAGAAATTCATTcactaaataaaaaatagataatactaagaaaaagaaaaggttctGACATCAGACCTAGGCAAGGATCAGAGGCCACCCTTTGGTGAAAATTCTTGGCACTTGCCAGGAAAAGTAAAttagaattcaaaagaaaataatatggaaGCTTCATGAGAGTAGGGACCTAGACTTGGGCCTAATGCCTAAAGGTGTTCAATAATGTCTCCTAAATGACTAAATACACTTTGCAAAGAATCAAGAAGCCTGAATCTCCAAAAAGCCAGACAGTATATTCTAAAGAACTTTAGTAAGACTTGTCTCCTAAGTTGAACAAAGCTAAActctgtattattctttttacctGGACAGATACACATATTCTGTGCCTTCTGAGTCCTTATATATACAAGGAGTTTCTGTTCACTCTATAGTCTGATTGGGTGCATAGCTGCTCAACTTATCAAGTTAACAGATACAAGTCAAAAGAGGGAGAACTTCAAAATGTACCTTAAGCTCAACAGAGTTGGCAGTAAAAAGCTGATATTGTCTGTGCCACTATACACTATcttaaagtttcattttaaaatatatataaggtcATTTTTTATAAGAAACACTAATAAGAGCCAAAGCAAAATTtcaagaatgaaatgccattagAGGAAAGCAATGAGGCCCATCAGGGAATGCTTTTGGGTTCCCATGGTGACATTTGTTTCtgattatatatatgatattaaataatttcttctgggtttttaaaggcttttaagaaaagaaataaaccagattcattttctttctaatttctgacATTTAAAGGCATATTTTCTAGTTTATACAGTCCTGACTACTAAAAAGAGGAAGTAGGTCTTTAAAATAAGCCTTTAGAGTCCTGCTTATTATAATTCCCTCTCTGAGGctaaagatattttaatagaaGATCTCAAATAACTCATTCTTCTCCATATCTAGGTGTATTTACTTTCCTTGAAAGGTAGCCTGATATTTTATCTATACAATAGTCTATCATTTTCTCAAAGTACAGATAAGAGATATacaaaatttgatattttatttaagtgCCCTCAATTTCCCTTTAACAAAAATGGGTAAATTTTCCAACACCACTAAGCaattaactcagttctgacactatctacttGGAGATAAGACCAGAGATCTCATAGGTTAAGGACTCAGTTCTGTAaaactgctcccctcccctcctactAACTCcacccaaccacacacacactttagaTGTCAATGCAAATCCAGGATGTTACTTGTGCTTCTATCAACCAGCTATATATTGAAGGTTCTCAAGATTCCCTCTTCAAGTTCCACTAATTTCTTAGACCtcctcacagaactcagagaaacatttacttacttgTATCAGTTCATTATAAAGGATATTACAAAGGATATAGGTGAAGATGAAGAGTTACATAAGGTGGGTTATGTGGGAAGGGgtgcagagcttccatgccctctcttAGCTGCCATTCTACCTGCCCTTGATCTCCTCTTACTCACCAAGGTGGAAGCTCTCTAAACTCTTGTGTTTTGGGTTTATATAGAGGCTCCTTCACATAGGCATGACTGATTCAACCATTGACtattggtgattgattcaacccccagcccttctcccctccccagagatcAGGGGGATGGGACTGAAAGTTTCAACCCTTTAATCACAAGGTTGGTTCTTCCAGCAACCAGGCCCCACCCTTAAGTTACCTAGGGGGCTAtccaaaagtcatctcattaacataacaaaagacacctttttttccctcttaccaCTTGGGAAATGCCAAGGTTTTAGGAGCTCAGTGCCAGGAATGGggataaagacaaaataaatatttcttattataaattgcAATTATCAcatgtagaaagaaaaagaattataaattagATGTATCTCCCTTATCACACACTGAGAGTAACATATTCTTACCCATttacagaaatatacacaaaggCACATATAACACGAAATGCTTCCAAGGTTCCAACACACACCAGGGAAGCACTcaacagagagacacagaggggaggcaaaaagaacaaaatagccAGAGAATGTGTTTTACTTGCAAAGGATGGACAGCTACTCAGGACAGGCAGCCAGCAGCACACCCGGGCACACCGCCAGTGCCAGGCAAGCACAGAGGGGCCCAGATGGAATGtagaattctgtgtgtgtgtgtttgcttctCCCTCATACACACCGACACACGccgttctctctccctcttaaaCGCACTCTTAAACACACCGTATCTCTCACAGACTCTCTCTCACACAGTCCCTTTCTATCAGTCTTTCACACCCAAGTGAGCTCTCAGTCTCATGCACATACAATTTTTCTCATACACAATCTCTCacagtctcacacacacatacacagagcctCTCATATACAATCTCTTTCACACACATAGTCTCACACACTCTCAGTCTTTCTCACAAACACGCGCGCGCGAAAACACACTCTCCTTCTAAGTCTCACACACATACGCATACGCacatacacgcacgcacacaggCCCACGttggccccgccccgcccccggccccgccccccgggTGGGCTCCACCCCGGCGGCCGAGGGCGGGGCGAGCCGGTGACaggaggggccgggccgggctggTACTTCTGGCGTCCCGGCCGCCGGGGCGCACTCCGAAGTCGCCTGTCAGCTGCGAGCGCGGCGGATCCCAGGACGGCCCTCGGGCGGCGGTCGCTGCCTCGCGCCTCCAGGCTTGGCCCCTCCTGCGGCCGTCCCGGGCTGCGGGAGTTGGTGGCGGGATGTGCTCGGCCAGGGAGCtgctcggcggcggcggcggcggcagcggtggGGAGCAAGACGAAGACCAGGACGCGCTGGCGGAGCGGGCGGCGGTGGTGGGGACCGAGTTGGAGCCCGGGGCGAGCccgcggcggcgcgggcggcgaCCGCAGGAGGAGCCGGAGCAGGTGAGCCGGGAGGGCGGCGCGGTCCGGCGGGGTTTCCCGAGCCCCACCCGGCGGCCGAGGGAAGTGGCCCGGCGGGCAGGCGGCGCCGGGGCTCTGCTCGCGTGGGTCGCTGGTCCCCGCGGCGTTCGGGGAAGCAGCGGGGAAGAGCGGTCGGACCGCGCGCTCTGGGCCGGGCCGCGGGGTCGCGCGTTGCGCGGGCGAGTGCCGGCCCCGGAGTCGCGTGCTTGGCGGGGTCAGCGCCGCCCCTACCCACCCGTCGGGCAGAGGATTCTCAGGCCGGCGCCCAGGACTCTGTGGAACTGCCCTCCATAACGGTCACTTATCTAAAAGCCTTACATGTTTCAAGTCCTACCTCTGTGCTGTGTTTTAGGGGACAactgctcccctcctgccctccatcTTGGCATTTCTGAGCGCATACCTAGCGCCTCTGTAAGGTGTGGGTGTATTTCTCGAGACACGCAATCAGTATCTGAAGGCATGTGTAGGAGCGAGTATTACAATAGATGTCTTAACAGGGACTCTCCCAGAGCAAGTTTTTCACATGAACACAAAGGAGATCTAAACTTcattgaaaaagtgaaaaagcaagaaaattgcTTTCAGATggtaccaaaggagaaaaaatgtttgAGGCCAGTCATAATAAGGGAAAAGAGAAGTTGGGTAATTTCTGTAGCTCTCTGAATTTGCTTTCACTAAAGTATGGTGATAATAGGCATTATAACACATCATTTATCTTCAAGATTAGGCAAGAAACTTAATAAAATAAGTTGGATTGTGTAGGGGATTAATTTTCACCAGCAAACTGTAATTAAACTTTCAGAAATACTCTAGATACGCTAACCTTCAGAATCACGTTAAGGAACAGTAATTCAAATGATTATTTGCCTTTATTACAACCTATACTATTGAGATCAGTTGATACCTGTCTCCTTTCATTATCCTTCTCCAACTGTTCTTTCTGTCAATTCCAGTATCATCACTAAATGTATTAATAGACAAAGTATTACTTATAGTATCTCAACATTGTAtgtaggaaacagaaataactgTGGCACGCACAAAATATGCCTTAGCATTAGGTTTGATCACCATATGGAAgtgtaatttttcattcttttggcaAAATAAGAGATGGTGACTGAAGCAAATAACTAGGAGATCTTCCTAATTACTTTCCTGGTGGTTTTCCCCCATTAACTGTACCATGACTCAGTAGCTAAAAGGCTGTATCCTCTTACTTAAGTTGTTCAACTGGAAAAGTGGAGAAAACAGCAACAGGAACTCATTTGAAGGGGGGTAGGGAGTACATTTGAGTTTCAGGGTCCCAAAGTAAATTTTCAAATGGTTGTCAGGGAGCATGTAAAATACTTCATTTACACTTCTGTAGATTTTTCATCAGCAGCAGCTCTGATCTTAATAAAATTGCTTATAGtacaaagaaaacagatgaaacatATATCCTAGAAAACAGATATGCTTTGCATACCTGATTCTTTCATTGCATGACATGGAAATTTCATGCAATGTGCTCctctgaaaatgttattttattttcatcaaatgatttatttatatagtcTAAATCTACATACTCAATACTTGAAAGTTGTACTTGAGATATGCATTTCCTCCAACATCAGCACCAAAGAACTTCTTATCaagaagtaaaaaaatttttaaattgatacaaTCCAGCCCATTGATGTAAGAAGCAAGCTTTTGTGATAAATCATTTCTCGGCCATGAAAGTAGCTTTTTTTCAAGTCTTgaaaatggatttaaattttttatgcaGTGCCATGCAATGATGGTAGAGATATAAAGATATTTGAGAGaggtaaatgaaataaacaagtataaaatatatCCTACATAgttattctattttgtttttcttttggtgggtggtgtgtgtttgttttgttgttttaagaacACATGGACTCCAAATCACAAATGgagtatttttgaaaacttgtttTGTAAACGTGTTTCTTTAGAACTTAAAGTGAACTCTTCCATAGAAACAATgatataaacagaaacagaactaaAACTAATTAGCTGGAAATGAGACAGAGGCCATCTCCCTGCTGTCCTTTCTGCTTAGCACACTCAGTGATCCAGAGTCTGAGTAGCCTCATGGATACTGAGAGAGAACTGTTAGCAGCGGAAGCAGTAACAGCGGAGGCTCCTTTATGTCTGCATCAGGGCTATGGGGTGGTGTGCTCTTGAATGTTATAGCTACAGAAGACAACCTGACTTTTTGCTCCTCCAACTCTTGCAGTGATTTTTGTCAGCccctaattttttattaaatccttttctatttcttgttcCTTCACAGTTTGCCCCTACCTGATTATTTGATGAAGCAGGTTTCTTCCTTTCGTTATTCCCCAGGCTGAAGTCTCATCTACATACATCCTTCccttcactgatttttctttccacttctgtCTGAAAGGCTCTTGCATCAGATTTGACTATACAAAATGTATCTGTGGCTCATTGTTATTATGATACCAGATCAAAATGTATCtgtattttgctatttatttcacATAATACCAAAATACTGGtatttaaacataaatgaacttatttacaaaacagaaacagactcgcagacatagaaaacaaacttaaggttaccaggaggaaaagtaggggtggagggataaattaggagttcaggatttgcaggtactaactattatgtataaaatagataaacaaggtcctactgtatagcacagagaagtatactcagtagcttgtaataacctatgatgaaaaagaatatatacatgtataactaaatcactgtactgtacaccagaaattaacacaacattgtaaatcaactctacttcaatacaacaaaaacaaaataccagtATTTATATAGGTGTTTTCTTAGTAACTAAGGTATTTTCTTAGTCTTAGCATCATTTTTTACAATTTATCCTTAGGTACTACTCCAtctgagagaaaactgaagttcctCTGTCCTTCTGGCCTGTTTCTTTTTAGGTAGGATGACTGACAAGGCAGCCTGTGTCCTAGGAGGAGAGGACTTGAAAAAATGGACCAGGTCCCCTAGATGAAAGAACTGTGTCAAGTTTGAAGTATGAATTGGGCCTCTAAGAGAGATAAGCAAGGGAGAGAGGCAAAATGCCCAAGAAACTGGAGACAGAACACAGCTACCCTATATGTGTGTTGGTAATGTGTGCATGAGAGATGATCCAAGTATGCTCATAACTGTGAGCACGCAGTCCCTTTAGGTAAGAGAGTCTCTGCCCTGCTGCATAGCTGGAAGGTTAAACATCTCCAGACCTTTTATTACGTTTTTGTATTAATGTGAATGGCATCTTCTTAGATGTGGCACTTCACAACCTGAATTAGATGGCCCTGCAATCTTAGAGCATAGAGAGTCTCATATCCTTAGATTGGTCTCAGAATCATTACTTTTAGCATTCTTTATGATTATAAAAGTCATGAGTACtttggaaaatgtagaaatatagaacaatctaaagaagaaaacaaaagcgtTTGAAATCTCACTCTGAATAATGTGTTATAAAATATCAAACATTTGGTATTAACTACATTCATatatctctgtgtgtgcatgtgcatatatatacacattttttaacaTGCTGTAATGTAATATCTGGATTTGGTATCTTGTTTTATCTACTTAGcaaattttgtcattttcccaTGTTATCAAAAattctttgtaaaaattatttttagggtCACTTAATAGTCATTCCCTTAATACTGCATATTTAAGTTGCTTCaaactttcttttataaataatgctgtaatgaaaatCTTTGCATAGAAGTTCTATCTTGTTCTCACAGTTCCTCACAGTTCTACTTGTAATAAATTACTAGAAGTGGAAGAACTGGGTCAATAAGTCATACTCTTTGAAGCTTCTTGAAACATCCTAAAGAACCGCATTCAGTAAAGTTTGCACCAGTGTACAATTCCAGCATTAGTATGTAAGAGTGCTGACTGGAAACCATCCATGCCAGCAATTAATAGTATAATTTATAGATTAATCTTTCCCAATTTAGTAAGCAAAAATTATCTTATTCTTGTAGGAAATTGCTGGTGAGGTATACTAATcccattcatatatttattgagcatttgtaATTCTTTTAAATCATGTTCTTTGacggtttttttcttttggcattattataagatattaaaccCATATTTCACattgattataattattttccctgcttgttatttactttatatttatgaTGTAGTTGATTtagaaatgctttaaattttattggccaaaggaatttttttggtaatttcaTACATCACACACATgccacacatatatacatatacacatatgtttagAACATTCTTTTGAACCCTATAATCAAAAAATATCCACCAATATTTTcttgagtgtgtgtatgtttatagcTTTGGTTTTTACTCCATATATTTAATCTCTTTAGAATGACTTTATATGTTGTGTGAGATACAgaactaatcttttttttcccttaatcaCTGAATAATTCACTTTTTCCCTGGCTTTATAATCATTTATAGTAGGTATAAACCCTGAAGTCTACattaactttttatatttctattggtATTGTGAAAGGAGTTTCTTTTTTCCACGTTTTTTGCTGCTGGTTTCTAGCTATTGGCTTTTGTATATTTAGCTTTAAACTAGCTACCCTTacaaattcttttattaattctaatactAGGTAACATAGGTAAAACTAGCTAACATAGGTAAAAATATACTAGTATCTCTTAGACCTGACTCTTTTGCATCTTCTAGGTATGTAATCATCCACTCCATAGGTAAGGTTGATTTTGCTTCCTTTCAGATGGTAAtgcttcatttctatttcttgccttttGCAATGCTGAAACTTTCAGATTAATTCTGGCTTATAGATATTTAAGTAAATTGATGAATGAACCTATATAACAGCTGGTTTATCAAAGTATGTTCCACAAgatcatctagaaaaaaaaaaatggcagcaaAGGGAAGCCGTATGCCTCCTCTTTGATCTATTGTTAAAGCTAGATTCACAGTACATATTCTAGATCTAGGTTacctaggtttgaatcctaactctgccacttactaactaATTTTTCTTGAACTGGACATAGGAAAGACAGTAAATGAAACCCAGAGCTAACATAGGTAAAAATTCAGACATGGTGATGTTAaaggataattttcaaaaagaggtaaaattatagtgttcattaaatataaaatgaatgtatgttaAGGATTTTATGTAACTCATCATTAATGAGGGAACCCAAATGTTACAGCTGAtacaaaggagaaattaaagaatcagaaatatataaatggagaaaagatatgTTGAATTTACAAATAGATATTACAAGTTTACAAATGTCCATGAGACTGGCTTTTTCCAttagcagggagggagagaagacagtTGAACCTCTACTGAAACAGAATTTGTTTGCTTCCCTatagataagaattattttgcatTGCTATTGGTTATCTGTAATTTACAGACTTGTAAAATATCTCGAAAGCCATAGAAGCCAAACAGTGTTCTAAACAATACATAGTTTTCCATGGAGACATcccatagttttttgtttttgttttttttttttgcttattcttaAGTctcttacagaaataaagaaaaatttctgaaatgtgCTACACAGAGTAGATTAATTTGTGAATAGTGAGGGTACTTGATCTCTCCCTTTACAACATCTCGTGCTGTTAGCTAGTATTAATTCTAATCTTCTTCCATGGTagtactgtatatatatattcagtgtaCCTATGGAAATGCATGATTTATATACATGTGAAAAGCAAGGAttgatttatatttgaaattttttctgcTGAGTTATATAACTAAAATTAACCTAATACTAAGATAACtactgaaaacaaatttcaatGCGAACAAGTGTTCATATCATCCTAGCATACTTTGTCCATGTGTTGAATGGTTATTGGTATCACAACTTTGTCTACTCAAGAGTTCCACCAGAGAAGAGAAGCATATTTAGTGTAAGCTCTTAAATTTAAAGGAGGGCAAGAATGAAGTGATTTCCTTATAGAGAATTAACCAGTTAGTTATGACCATTTTTGATATCAATAAAAATACTCAATGTAAAACACtttagaataaatatatgaagaaaaaattaacttcattatTCAGtatgtaaagttttttttaatagtaatataATGAAAAGGGTATAATGATTCTGCCATTTCTGGATGATATAAATTCCCTTTGGAGTTTAAATGATTTGGAAATCAGTCTTTGAGCACTCTGTATTAGGCTACAGTCGCTCTAACAACCTGGCCATATACTAAAGatattttccttctccatttgTATCATATGGAACATCAATTGCTTTAACAACTGACTATAGTCATTGTATTATAGACAATTTTCTgcacttattatttgtttgttccttatttttctaGCTAGCATATATTTTCTTGGtagcttttcattcatttattcaaaaaatttattGGGCTACTGTTTTTCTGGGTACTGCTGT from Camelus ferus isolate YT-003-E chromosome 2, BCGSAC_Cfer_1.0, whole genome shotgun sequence includes these protein-coding regions:
- the FAM241A gene encoding uncharacterized protein FAM241A — protein: MLLVLLSTSYILKVLKIPSSSSTNFLDLLTELRETFTYLYQFIIKDITKDIGEDEELHKAHVGPAPPPAPPPGWAPPRRPRAGRAGDRRGRAGLVLLASRPPGRTPKSPVSCERGGSQDGPRAAVAASRLQAWPLLRPSRAAGVGGGMCSARELLGGGGGGSGGEQDEDQDALAERAAVVGTELEPGASPRRRGRRPQEEPEQDIEESQNHTGEPVGDDYKKMGTLFGELNKNLINMGFTRMYFGEQIVEPVIVIFFWVMLWFLGLPALGLVAILCLVIIYVQQ